The following proteins are encoded in a genomic region of Methylibium petroleiphilum PM1:
- a CDS encoding FAD-dependent oxidoreductase, with translation MLCDARQVNEGQVLQSTVCIIGAGPAGLTMALEFERHGIDTIVLESGGFKPDPATMDLYRGENVGIPYEFGDGFRSRFLGGGSNCWGGWCRPLDVEDLQPRSWVPHSGWPIDREELMPFYERAHSVLSLGPSNFEMDYWVKAINRRDVRRMPLPTGRVEDSMSQFSRPTRFGKHYRGELKRARHIKVFLYANVTDIETESTGQTVKRVHVQTVTGKKLSVEARQFVLATGGIENARVLLACNKQHTNGLGNANDLVGRFFMEHPRLYLHKVRFRPAWLRNKLYDIKFHYLNRAVSAHGTHVAAQMAVTPETQRREGLLNARIWFHSIFPGEGTDAAAAIVRMKHRLHSKVDPQHGFWGDLATMAKQPLDSLNFIAARQVPEWITRELQFHAIKEAQFQMICEPTPNPDSRISLSDQKDALGMPRVKVDWRLDEQVKRTFDRSLEIIADELGTAGIADVAFDRPLQGNPWPANIEGTWHHMGTTRMHESPKQGVVDPDSRIHGMSNMYVAGSSVFPTAGANFPTFTLVALSLRLADHLVAQLGAPDASTSTGESTAAVSTQSVLQESV, from the coding sequence ATGTTGTGCGATGCACGGCAGGTGAATGAAGGTCAGGTACTGCAGTCCACGGTCTGCATTATCGGCGCGGGCCCGGCCGGTCTGACGATGGCGCTCGAGTTCGAGCGTCATGGGATCGACACCATCGTTCTCGAGAGTGGCGGTTTCAAGCCCGATCCCGCGACGATGGATCTCTACCGTGGCGAGAACGTCGGTATTCCCTACGAGTTCGGAGATGGTTTCCGCAGCCGCTTTCTCGGCGGCGGGAGCAATTGCTGGGGCGGATGGTGTCGGCCGCTCGATGTCGAGGATCTCCAACCTCGTTCATGGGTGCCGCACAGCGGCTGGCCGATTGATCGTGAAGAGTTGATGCCGTTCTATGAGCGAGCGCACTCCGTCCTCAGCCTTGGCCCCTCCAACTTCGAGATGGATTACTGGGTCAAGGCGATCAACCGTCGCGACGTCCGCCGCATGCCGTTGCCCACCGGTCGCGTGGAGGACAGCATGTCCCAGTTCAGCCGCCCGACCCGATTCGGCAAGCATTACCGCGGCGAGCTCAAGCGGGCGAGACACATCAAGGTTTTCCTCTATGCGAACGTAACGGACATCGAGACCGAGTCGACCGGTCAGACCGTGAAGCGGGTCCATGTGCAGACTGTCACGGGTAAGAAGCTCAGCGTCGAGGCTCGCCAGTTCGTGCTGGCCACAGGTGGCATCGAGAATGCTCGTGTGCTGCTTGCCTGCAACAAGCAGCACACGAACGGTCTGGGGAATGCCAACGACTTGGTCGGGCGCTTCTTCATGGAGCATCCCCGCCTCTACCTGCACAAGGTCCGATTCCGGCCGGCGTGGCTGCGCAACAAGCTCTACGATATCAAGTTCCACTATCTGAACCGAGCAGTTTCAGCACACGGGACGCACGTCGCGGCCCAGATGGCCGTCACGCCCGAAACTCAGCGACGCGAAGGATTGCTCAACGCGCGCATCTGGTTCCACTCGATCTTCCCTGGCGAAGGCACCGATGCAGCGGCCGCGATTGTTCGCATGAAGCACCGGTTGCATTCGAAGGTCGATCCGCAGCATGGATTCTGGGGCGACTTGGCCACTATGGCAAAGCAGCCGCTCGACAGTCTCAACTTCATCGCGGCGCGCCAGGTGCCGGAATGGATCACTCGCGAGCTTCAGTTCCACGCGATCAAGGAAGCCCAGTTCCAGATGATCTGCGAACCGACGCCCAATCCCGACAGCCGCATCTCGTTGTCCGACCAGAAGGACGCATTGGGCATGCCGCGGGTCAAGGTCGATTGGCGGCTCGATGAGCAGGTCAAGCGCACGTTCGATCGATCGCTGGAGATCATTGCCGACGAACTCGGCACGGCCGGCATTGCCGATGTCGCCTTCGATCGGCCATTGCAGGGCAATCCCTGGCCTGCCAACATCGAAGGCACGTGGCACCACATGGGGACTACGCGGATGCACGAGTCCCCCAAGCAAGGCGTAGTCGACCCCGACAGCCGGATCCACGGGATGTCCAACATGTACGTGGCCGGCAGTTCGGTGTTTCCGACGGCCGGGGCTAATTTCCCGACGTTCACGCTCGTCGCACTCAGCTTGCGGCTCGC
- a CDS encoding mannose-1-phosphate guanylyltransferase/mannose-6-phosphate isomerase: MSNTISVQPVVMAGGSGTRLWPLSRGQYPKQFLTLSGEHSLFQQALLRLHNLEGPGLSLSAPLVVGSDDHRFLMQDQVIAASLGAPTLLLEPVGRNTAAALTLAALQAGSDGSDPVLVVSPADQTVTDPGAFASALRRAVEWAARGVIVVIGVKPQRPETGFGYIRLDTSDAHSRVAEFVEKPDAETATRYVDSGDYFWNAGLFVVRASDWLRAIESFRPDIAAATHAAWAARRVDGPFIRPDRALFEVIPAESVDYAVMEKCPKSDIDIRMVGLDAGWSDLGAWDAVWQLGHKDGAGNVSDGDAIIEDCRDTLVHATSRLVSVVGVDNVVVVETPDAILVADRGRSQDVRKIVSRLEGGGRSEHILHRRVHRPWGWYDSVDAGPRFQVKRILVKPGATLSLQMHHHRAEHWIVVSGTAEVTCGDSKRLLTENQSTYIPLGETHRLANPGSIPLEIIEVQSGSYLGEDDIVRFEDSYGRAK; encoded by the coding sequence ATGTCTAACACGATCTCCGTACAGCCGGTGGTGATGGCCGGAGGGTCGGGGACCAGGTTGTGGCCCCTATCGCGTGGGCAGTATCCGAAGCAGTTCCTGACCTTGTCCGGTGAGCACAGCCTCTTCCAGCAGGCGCTGCTTCGGCTGCACAATCTGGAAGGGCCTGGGCTGAGCCTGAGTGCGCCCCTGGTCGTGGGAAGCGATGATCATCGGTTCCTGATGCAGGACCAGGTGATCGCAGCCAGTCTCGGTGCGCCAACGCTGCTGTTGGAGCCGGTCGGTCGCAACACCGCTGCAGCGCTGACGCTCGCCGCTCTTCAAGCCGGCAGCGATGGATCGGACCCCGTGCTGGTGGTCAGCCCGGCGGACCAGACCGTGACGGATCCGGGCGCGTTTGCCTCGGCCTTGCGTCGCGCGGTCGAATGGGCAGCGCGAGGGGTCATTGTCGTGATCGGCGTCAAGCCGCAGCGGCCTGAAACAGGCTTTGGCTACATCAGGCTCGATACGTCCGATGCGCATTCCCGCGTAGCGGAGTTTGTCGAGAAGCCCGATGCGGAAACGGCAACCCGGTACGTCGACAGCGGCGACTATTTCTGGAATGCCGGACTGTTCGTGGTCCGTGCGTCCGATTGGCTTCGTGCCATCGAATCGTTCCGGCCCGACATCGCGGCCGCGACACATGCGGCCTGGGCGGCGCGGCGCGTCGACGGGCCATTCATTCGACCAGACCGGGCGTTGTTCGAGGTCATTCCTGCCGAGTCGGTCGATTATGCGGTCATGGAGAAGTGCCCGAAGAGCGATATCGACATCCGCATGGTCGGCCTCGATGCCGGATGGTCCGATCTCGGCGCCTGGGATGCTGTGTGGCAGCTGGGACACAAGGATGGTGCAGGCAATGTGTCCGATGGCGATGCCATCATTGAAGATTGCCGCGATACCCTGGTCCATGCCACGAGCCGATTGGTGAGCGTGGTCGGCGTCGACAACGTGGTCGTCGTCGAAACGCCAGATGCCATTCTGGTTGCCGATCGTGGCCGCAGCCAGGACGTCCGCAAGATCGTTTCCCGACTCGAAGGGGGCGGGCGCAGCGAACACATCCTGCATCGCCGCGTGCACCGCCCCTGGGGTTGGTACGACAGTGTGGATGCCGGACCGCGCTTTCAGGTCAAGCGCATTCTCGTCAAGCCCGGCGCGACGCTCAGCCTGCAGATGCATCACCACCGTGCCGAGCATTGGATTGTCGTGTCCGGAACGGCAGAGGTCACCTGCGGCGACAGCAAGCGATTGCTGACCGAGAACCAGAGCACCTACATCCCCTTGGGGGAGACGCATCGGCTGGCGAATCCCGGGTCGATCCCGCTCGAGATCATCGAGGTGCAGTCCGGCAGTTATCTTGGGGAGGATGACATCGTGAGGTTCGAGGACTCTTACGGTCGTGCGAAGTGA
- a CDS encoding GDP-L-fucose synthase family protein → MDLNARIYVAGHRGLVGSALLRDLQRRGFRNLLVRTHHELDLTDRQATEGFFRTEKPEYVFLAAAKVGGIVANDSYPADFIRDNLAIQTHVIHAAWQTGVRRLMFLGSSCIYPRLAPQPMKENCLLTGPLEPTNRAYALAKIAGIEMCWSYNRQHGTQYLSVMPTNLYGPGDNYHPQNSHVIPALLRKFHEAKVRGDAEVPVWGTGTPRREFLYSEDMADACVHLMSLDDAKFNPLLGSNESLTGRFEPPLVNIGVGEDVTIRELAELVQGVTGFQGGIAFDTSKPDGTPRKLLDVSLAASAGWKARTTLQEGLQRAYRDFIDNEQ, encoded by the coding sequence TTCGCACCCACCACGAACTGGATCTGACGGACCGGCAGGCCACCGAAGGTTTTTTTCGTACGGAGAAGCCGGAGTACGTCTTCCTGGCCGCGGCGAAGGTGGGCGGGATTGTGGCCAACGACAGCTACCCTGCGGATTTCATTCGTGACAACCTAGCGATTCAGACGCATGTGATCCATGCGGCTTGGCAGACTGGCGTGCGGCGCTTGATGTTCCTCGGTTCGAGTTGCATCTATCCACGCCTGGCTCCGCAGCCGATGAAAGAGAACTGCTTGCTGACCGGGCCGCTGGAGCCGACGAACCGAGCTTACGCACTCGCCAAGATTGCGGGCATCGAGATGTGCTGGAGCTACAACCGCCAGCACGGCACGCAATACCTGTCCGTGATGCCGACGAATCTGTATGGACCCGGTGATAACTATCACCCGCAAAACAGCCACGTCATCCCGGCCTTGCTGCGGAAGTTTCATGAGGCCAAGGTGCGAGGCGATGCCGAAGTGCCTGTCTGGGGGACCGGTACGCCGCGCCGCGAGTTCCTGTACAGCGAAGACATGGCCGATGCCTGCGTGCATCTGATGAGCCTCGACGACGCAAAGTTCAATCCCTTGCTCGGCAGCAACGAGAGCCTGACCGGGCGGTTCGAGCCACCTCTCGTCAACATCGGTGTTGGCGAGGACGTGACCATTCGAGAACTGGCTGAACTGGTGCAGGGTGTGACCGGCTTCCAAGGCGGTATCGCCTTCGACACCAGCAAGCCGGATGGCACTCCGCGCAAGTTGCTCGATGTGAGCTTGGCCGCTAGCGCTGGATGGAAGGCCCGTACGACGCTCCAGGAGGGCCTGCAACGGGCCTACCGGGATTTCATCGACAACGAGCAATGA